Part of the Nostoc sp. ATCC 53789 genome, TGTTGCCAGAAGCCAGGAATTTGCCATCAGGCGACCAAGCCATAGCTACGCTGACAGTAGTCATATCTAGATTGTATGGTTCTTCATCCCAGTTTTGACTATGCCAAATCTTCACTCCCTTATAACCACTAATGGCTAAGTATTGTCCGTCAATGCGCCAATCTATACCCAATACGGAAGAGTTGTCAAAATTCAGCGTCACGACAATTTCACGAGTATCTGCATCCCAAACTTGGACGTAACGCCCCAAACTAAAAGCCAGTTGATTGCTGGTGTAATTCCAAGCTAGCTTGTCAACCCATGCAGGGGCATTTTCCAAGGTGGCGATTAATTCAGTATTCTGCCAAATTTTTACTTGTCCATCCTGTCCGCCAACAGCTAAAAATTTTCCATCCGGGGAAAAGGCGAGACAGTCTACTGATTTACCGTTACCAGCTTGTAAAGTTGTGAGTTCGCCATCATTCCACAGAACGACTTCACCGGCGGCGGAAGTTGCTGCTAAAGTTTTACCTTGTGGCGACCAAGCGATCGCAGTTACATAATCTGAAAGTGTTCCTGAATAGTGTTGTTCAAATTCCTTTGATTTGGTTGTGGTGTTCATATTTGTAAAGGTGGAGTGGGGAATGGGGAATGGGGAATGGGGAATGGTAAATTCCCTACTTTCCACTCCCTAACTTATGCTAGACAAGCGAGAAAATCTTGCTTGAGTTTTGCTGCATCAAGGTTGCGACCGATGAAGACTAGTTCATTTTTGGGAGTTTCGCTGGGTTTCCAGGGGCGATCGGGTTTGCCATCAAATATCATGTGTACCCCTTGGAATACAAATCGATTATCTTCTCCAGCAATATTTAAAATGCCTTTCATCCGAAAAATATCGGGGCCTTGGGTACGCAGTAACTCTGAAAGCCAAGTGTTTAATTTTTCTCCATCAACTGCACCAGCTTCTACTAAAGCCACAGAATAGACAGTTTCATCGTGTACATGGGCATCTTCGCCTAAGAAATCTGGATCAATTTCTAATGCGCGTTCTAAATCAAAGGCTTTTACACCCAACAAAGCATCCATTCCTAGTTCAGAATTTTGGGTGCGGTAGATTTTTGCGATCGCATTCATCGCCCGAATCCGTTTTTCTAATTCATCTAACTCTTCTGGCGCTACCAAATCTGTTTTATTAAGTAAAATTACATCAGCAAAGGCAATCTGTTCTTGGGCTTCGTCTGCATCCCAGTGCTGCCAAATATGCTTGGCATCTACCACCGTCACCACCGCATCTAGAGACAGTTGGCTTTGTAAATCTTCATCAACAAAAAATGTCTGAATCACTGGTGCTGGATCGGCCAATCCAGTTGTTTCAATTACTAAATGGTCAAATTTATCGCGCCGCTTCATCAAATTGCCAATGATGCGAATTAAATCGCCGCGCACTGTACAACAGATACAGCCATTATTCATTTCAAATATTTCTTCATCTGCATCGATAATCAATTGATTATCAATACCCACTTCCCCAAATTCATTGACAATCACAGCAACTTTTTTGCCGTGTTCGTAGGTGAGGATGTGATTGAGTAGAGTCGTTTTACCTGCTCCCAAGTAGCCTGTAAGAACAGTAACGGGAACTGAATTGTCGATTACGTCAGCCACCATACTCTAAATTCCTCTTGTCTCACCTTATGGATAATCATTATCGCCCATGATAAATCTTTTTATATTTTTGTGCGAACTTGCTGTTATTTCTCTTTGTCAAAGTCATTTTTTTAACGAACCACAGAGGTGCAGAGAGCGCAGAGAGAAAAAGTGCGAGAACTGTATTTGCTTCTCTCTCTGTGTCCTCTGCGCCTCTGCGGTTTAAAAGAATTTATTGACTAATATTTTTACCCATCTTAAAAGGGCTAGTTCTATAATCCTAGTCTCGCACCAAGGTGCAATGTAAAGATTTAATTTTCTGAAGAGAACAAAAAATCTTGAACTGCTTCTAAAACAACTGCTGGGTATTCTTCATGCAATCCCAGAGAACCAGAGATAACAACACTTCTCACTCCTGGTAAGACTACCAAAGCGTTCATTTCTTCTCGTGATTTTGGGGGGCTAGATTCCCCAATTACTACCATGAGCGGTACGGTTAAAGACTGTACAAGCTCCAAAAAATCAGATTGTTCGTGTACAGCATCAAGATTACCAGTTACAAAGGCAGCAGATGCAAATCGCGCTCCTGGTTGTTGAGTTGTGTGCCACTTCTTCTCAATGAAACTGGGTGTAATTTTAGCCGCGTCAGTAAAGACATGACGGCGGTACATCAAACTTAAAAAAGATTGGGTAGTGTTGAGTTTGTAGAGAGCTTGACCAAGTATAGGCGATCGCACCAATCCTCTCACAATGCCAGCTATTTGCTGACTTGCCCCCATTGTCGGCAAAGGCCCACGCCAAGTAGGAGCCAACAATACAATCTTTGAGAAAGCAGTCGATTTCACAGCTAATTGTAAAACGTAACTAGCAGCATGGCCAGCCGCCACCACAGTAATGGGAGTATTAAAAACAGCTTTGACAAAATCTTCCAGAAATTGCTGATATATTTCCGGTCGGTAATTCAAGCTAGGGCGAGAAGATTCACCAAATCCAGGCCAATCTATGGCTACAACTTGAAAATTTGGAGCGAGTAACTTGGCAAGTTCGCCGACTTCCAAACGTGTAGAAACACTGCTGAAAGATGGTAGTAGCAATAGCGGTGAACCTTTACCAAGGGTTTCATAAACAACTCGCAATTGCTGATTTTCCCAGTTCCAGAAATATTCTTGAACTACTCCACCAAAGCCAGTAGCAATAGAGGTAGACAATAGATTGGTTGACATAAGACTAAATTTTGGTAGTTGTACGTTATTTGTCAGTTGTCCTTTGTCCTTTGCAAATGACCAATGACTAATGACTAATGACCAATGACCAAGTTTAGCTAGGCAAATCTAACTTACATTCCAACGCTTTTTTTTGCATGGTTTTAAAAATGTTGTAAAATCCATTAGCGCGGGAAGGTGTCAGACTAACGTTTAAGCCTGTTTCTTGAATAAAATCTGGGGTAAGTTGGACAATTTCAGTTGGCGTTAGTCCCTGTAATCCTTCAACTAGCAGCCCTACTAAACCTTTGGTTAACTGGGAATCAGACTCGCCCTGAAACACAACCTTACCGTCATTCAAAGTTGCTGTGATATAAACTTGAGACACGCAACCAGGAACTTTATTTTCAGGTAATTTCTCAGCTTCTGGGAACTCATTGAGCTTCTGAGCATACCAGATTAGCTGTTCGTAGCGCCGCTTCGGTTCGGAAGCGCGTTGAAAGCGCTGGACAATTTTAGCAAGCGCAGGTGGCAAAGAATCTAGAGTTGAGGACATAACAGAAGCTGCAAATGATCGGTCTTACCTTGAGTGTAGATTATCTGGAGAGCGATAGCGCCTCTGGTTCTCTTGGCATTATGAAGCTAGCCATTACCGACTATAACTTGTCAAATCAAGATAATTCCTGCGTGGGCGCAGCCCGCCGTAGGCATCGCACTTATCTTCAGTTACCTTTTTAATGCGTCTAATCGCAAAAACTTAATTTTTTTTATTAGCAGGCTTTAACAGCAACTCTATACAAGATAAGTTGTATCGATATGCACTTACAAAAATAGCTGCAAGTAGCTTGTAACTAAGCAGCCAGATGATAATCAACAATTAAAAATTAAAAATCAAAAAAATTCTGACTTTTAATTTTTAATTTCTCTCCCTTAAGGATTAGTTCGTAGTTTGTGCAGCTAGCATCTGCTTCAGCTTTTCTAATTCCGAAGCCCAACGAGGATCTGGACGAATAGCGTCTGAATCGGTAGTTGTTGTGGTGCTGTTGTCGCGAGAACCGCCGCCACCGCCGCCACGACGGGGCTTTTTAGAGCTTTTCTCCCGACGGCTACCTTCTCTACCTTCTCTATTAACGCTAGGAGTGGGCGTACTACTACCAGCCAGAGTAACTGGTTTAGGAGCTTGTTCGTCGCCCTCTTCACCCTTTGTCCGAGGTAATGCCTTTTCTAGCTTAATGGCGGTGTCTTTAAACATCTGACCATTATACTTTTCAATGATTTCGTCAGCTTGTTCGTCATTGTTGACGGTAAGAAAACCGAAACCACGGCATTTGCCAGTTTTGCGGTCTTTAATTAATTTAGTAGTTACAGCTTCACCTTCTGCTGCAAAAACTGCTTGCAAATCTTGACGATCGATTTCTTCTTTAGGCAAATTACCTATATATAGGCGAACGGACATGAACTATACCTCCAGAGTTAAATGAACATGGCAAGGCGAGAAAACAATCACTTGGCTTTGGCTTTTAATTTAAATAGATGCTATTGACCAAGACTGCCATCAACCAATTTTTTGCTCGAAACTGTCAACCTATACAATACAGTTTTTCGTCGGGATCAAGCTTGTTTAATCCAAAGGCCCACACAATGGTGAGCTAATAACACCTTAATTCTAAGAATTGTAAATTTAATAGCCTATTGCCTGCTAAAGTACACGCTTTCTTCCATGCCTTTTTCGCAGAATCAAATACCATTCCTTACATTACCACGGTATTTTCTACGTAGCTAGTTTAGCGCATACATTTCTAACGTTAGTATTACTGTATCGTAACATAAAACACATTTTTTTATTCAAGGGAGCATAATTTGAAACAAAAACCAGCCGGTGGCTGGTTGATTTCCTGCTGTGTTGGGAGGATAAAAAGGTATGGAGGGGGGAAAAGCATCCGAATTCATGACTAAGCTGTAGTGCTGAGTTATGTCGGCTGCTATTGTTTGTGTAAATAAATGTAACACTTTGAAAGAAAATCTGCAACTTTTGTTTACATTCCGATTTGTCATTTGTCAGTTGTCCTTTGCAAACAACCAATGACCAATGACCAATGACCAATGACTAACCAGTCAGAAAAACGTATGCGCCCAAAGCCTGTGCTGCAACTGCCAAAAAAGTAGACCAGATGGGATGAGGGCTATGAATAGTTTTACCACTTTGAGTTTCTAAGGTGTGGACATCGATCCAAGGTGTTGCTCCTCGCCGGAACCAACCTGTGACGATAATTTGCCGACCGATGAGATCCTGGTGATTCACTGACTGTCCTAGCCAAGAAATGTGGTGTAATTTCACCAAGCCTGTGCTGGATTGGAGGATTAAATCTTGTGCTAGAGAGTTGCTAGTACCTTGACGACCTAATAGTTTACCCACCAGACGCACACTGACGCTATCAATAGGTAAGGCAGAAGGGTCAGCTAATAGGTTGGGTAGGTAGTCATCAGTTTGCACAGTAGCGGATTTGATGTCAGGGAAAAAAGAATTAATCCGCATTACTGTACCGATGCTAAAGCCAATTAGAAGGCAGCCTGTAATGAAAGACCAATCTTCATATATCCACTTTAGATTTAAAAACTTGAGTACGAATGCTAGTTGCCAGGTTAGCCAGACCAAAGCTGCAAACAGAAACCCTAAAGGAATTCCCAGCCAGGGAGCGATTTGCAATAAGAAAGACTGACGCTTAACCCTTGATGGTTCGCTAGCAAAATGTAGTTCGGTGTCTAGATGCCAGTGACGGGCTATTTTGCAGAGGCGTTCGATGCGATCGCCCATCAAAGAATGACTGTTATTAATCGTAAACCATTGGCGGTATGGATTGGCAGTATCCCACTTCAAAAATGATTCAAAAGATAAATTGCTGGCAATAGTGCCCAAAGAAAGGCTCTGTTGGTGGCTGACTGGTGTCAAGAGATTTAAGCTTTCTAGTTGCCAACTGGTCTGTTCTTCTTTTTGAATATCAGCTGCAATGCCAATGGAAATTTTGAGTAAAGCGCGAATCAGGGCGTTGGGATTACCGGTGATTTCAGATGCGACGCGATCGCTATAATAAAGCCGCAACCGCGACAACCACAATCCAGTCCCAGTTAGCAAACCCCAAAGTCCATAAACAAGACTAGCCACAATTGTCACCGGCCAGCGCCAAATCCCTGATATTTTGTCTCCCAACTCTGATATTTGCTGATAAAGCTTATAAATTGGTAGTGTCACCAGCAGCAACAAAGACATCACAGAGAAATCCCAGTGAGCAATGTGCCCTAGCTGCGTGGCGTAAATAATCGCGATTTCATCATCTGCCAGTTGCTCTAATAGCCCTTGACTCACAACAATCCTGGCATTACGTGGTAAACTACCGTAGGTCAGGATAATTGGTGCAGCCATTGGTAAAATCCGCAGTTTGGGTAACGGCCAGTGGCGCTGTTGACAACAACGTTGTAGCACCCGCACAGCTTCGCGGCTATGGGCATTCAATACATCTTTGGGAAATTCTCGCTGACCATATAAGTTAGCCAGTAGCAGATCCAGTAACCAAGGTGATACTCCGATCAAAATCACCAATACTATTAGCAACAATTTAGTAGGGTTGCTGTATAAAAGCTGCAACGGCTCCAGATAAGGTAGTTTGACTAGAGTCAGGTTGATGAATCCCATTACGAACTTAAGGATTTCTCGCATCACCCAAAATAAGGCAATGAATGTTCCTGCTGTTAGCAATCGTAAGGGAATTAATTTTGGTTTACGTAGAGGTTGCCATGCTTTGGCGCGTTGTGCTTGTCGCCAATAAATAACACCAAATAATTTAGCTTGGGTGCGGGTAACAGAACCCATGAAACCGTTTAAAGGTGCAGCCGGTGGTGGTAATGGTGTAGCCACCGTAGCTTTGAGTCTAGGTAGTGGCACCATCGACGGGGTGTCGTCGCTCTTGGTTTCTATTACTTGGTCTTTTGGCTTTTCTTCTAATGTAGGGTTTACCGGGGGGGTAACTGGGGGAGAATCTGGAGGAGGATCTGGAGTTGAGTTATCAAACGCTACAAATCCAGTTTCGACATTTTTTGATTCTTGATCGCGTTTCTTACGCTTTGTCAGGTGTTCGAGAGCGCGTTTTGCCCACTCTTGAACTTGCGGATTGTTACTCTCAATGAGATTCTGGGAAATAGCGATCGCTTTGGGAACTTCGCCAGTGCGAGCATAAGCCATCACTAAACCAACCTGGGCTTGTAAGCTAGCAGTACCATTATTTTGGCTGCTAGCAATAGGTTCTAGTTGAGCGATCGCTGTTTGGTAATTTCCCTGCTTGAGGGCAATTAAACCAGCCTCCAAAGACGGTTTGGCATGTGAAGGCATACAAATTCTGGCACTCCAATCTCTTCTAGGTGATCCACGTTTGTACAAAAGCGCGAACCTCGGATGCCGTGGAACTCAACCGCGCCCGAGTTTTGCTTGTCAAGTGAATGATAAAGATTGAATTCAGGAGTCAGGAGTCAGAATTCAGTTGAGTTTTGATCTGAATTCTGGATTCTGAATTCTGTATTCTTCTTCATTCCTCCACTGGTTGTTGACTAGAAAATACTGGAGCGATCGCGCTTAATTTTAACTCTGGATGGTCGCCCAGTAACTGTTGACAATTCCATTCATTGCGGAATAGCAACACTGGCCGTCCCATGCTGTCTTTAACTGTAGTGGTATTGAATATTCTTCCCACCTTTTCTAATGCTTCCCAACCACCCTCAACCCAACGGGCGACACTGTAGGGCAATAAATCTAATATGGTTTCTACACCATACTCGTTTTGTAAGCGAAACTGCACTACTTCAAATTGCAACTGACCCACCGCCGCCAAAATTGGATCGCGCTTGGCTTCATCAGTTGAATACATAATTTGCACAGCACCTTCTTCTCGCAATTCCGCAACGCCTTTTTGGAATTGTTTAGACTTCGAGGGGTTGGGATTCCTCAGAGATGCGAACAGTTCCGGCGAAAAATACGGAATTCCCTCATATTCGAGCTTTTGTCCTGTGTAAATTGTATCCCCGATCGCAAAAACACCGGGATTGTTCAAACCGATCACATCGCCAGGATAAGCCACATCAATCGATTCCCGCTCTTGAGCAAAGAGTTTTTGCGGGCGAGACAGACGGATGAGTTTACCAATGCGGGCGTGATTCACCATCATATCTTTTTCAAACTTACCAGTACAGACCCGGATAAATGCGACGCGATCGCGGTGTTTCGGGTCCATATTTGCTTGTAGTTTAAAGACAAATCCTGAAAATTCCGGGTATGTAGGGGCAACTTCACCTACACTGCTGTAGTGAGAACCGGGTTTGAGGGCATATTCGAGGAAATACTTGAGGAATAACTCTACCCCAAAGTTGGTCATGGCACTACCAAAAAACACAGGTGTCATTTTGCCTTCGTGTACCAACTGTAAATCTAGTTCTGGCCCAACTCCATCTAGCAGTTCTAAATCATTTTTCAGTTGGTAGTACAGACTTTGTTCTAGCTTCTCTTCTATTCTCGGATCGCCTAATTCGACTATGGTATCACGGGCTTCTCGGCTACCGTGGGCACTGCGTTCAAACAGGTGTATTTGTTGTTTGTGTCGGTCAAAAACACCTTTAAAGCGATCGCCCATACCAATCGGCCAGTTGACTGCATAGGTTTGCAATCCTAATTCTTGCTCAATTTCATCCAACAGTTCCAGAGGTTCCCTTCCGGGGCGATCGAGCTTGTTGATAAATGTAAAAATCGGGATACCCCGCAACTTACACACTTCAAACAATTTACGCGTTTGGGGTTCCAAACCTTTTGCCGCATCAATTAACATCACCGCATTATCGGCGGCGGCGAGAGTGCGATAAGTATCTTCACTGAAATCTTGGTGTCCGGGAGTGTCTAATAAATTTATTTGACACTTTTGGTATTCAAATTGCAACACTGTGGAGGTAATAGAAATACCCCGTTGTTGCTCCATCGCCATCCAGTCAGAGGTAGCCTTACGCTGTGCCCGTCGCGCCTTAACCGCCCCAGCTTCGTGAATTGCACCCCCGTACAGGAGTAGCTTTTCTGTTAGTGTCGTTTTACCCGCATCGGGGTGAGATATAATCGCAAAGTTGCGGCGCAGTTCAACCGCTTGAATAAGTTCAGACTGAAGTTCAGTAGACATAATTGTATTTGTTTGTTAGCTAGCTTAATTTTTTTTGACTCTGGCAAGTCTTTTAATCTTAAGACAACGATGCTCGTGATAGGGTCGTAGTATAACCAACAATCTAACTAAAGAGGAGAAAGCAATGTACGACACAGACAAGCGAAAGCTTCTATCAGCCTTGTCGCATGGAGCCATTTTTTTCAGCACAACATTGGTATCTGTCGGTGTACCTATCGCCATACTGCTTGTATCTGACGATCCTGTTGTTAAAGAAAACGCCAAAGAATCCATCAATTTCCACTTTAACGTCTGGTTTTATGGTGCAATTCTGGGAGCGCTGTTTTTTCTATTCGGCTGGTTAGTGTTACCTCTATTATTACTGGGGCCACTAGCTGGTCTGGGATATCTATTACACTGGGGATTAACAATTTGGGCGCTCATCGGAGTTTTCAGCAATCCTGATATACCCTTCCGTTATCCCTACATTTTCCGATTTCTTTAGAAGAAATTATCATTGGGCATTGGGAATTGTTAGTTATTTTTATTAAGCTGTTGTGCCTTGATGCACACAACCAATCGCCAGGATTTTGCCAATAGAAGGTCTGACGATTTTGAATTTTGAATTGCTTATTATGTCGTTTTTTTCCCAGTCCGTTGGATAGGTGCAACCAAGCTGTAGAATACAAAATTGCCCCACAACTTGATTAAGAGTAGGGCAAATGACAGTTAAGCACTGTTTGTAGTCTGTCTGACGGCAGGAAAATTTTAGCCTGCTTTTGTGACGCTTTATTTTGTGTCCATTTGCGTTGTTTTTCTTCATAAAATTTTATGTTTCCTACACACCGCCCCCGTCGTCTGCGTACCCATCCTCAACTGCGCCGGATGGTTCGTGAAACTGTTTTAACAACAAGCGATTTAATTTACCCATTATTTGCCGTACCAGGTGAGGGAATCGCTAATGAGGTGAAATCCATGCCCGGAGTCTACCAACTTTCGGTAGATAAAATTGTTGAAGAAGCAAAAGAAGTTTACGACTTAGGAATTCCTTCTATTATTTTATTTGGTATTCCATCTGATAAAGATGTAGATGCAACTGGTGCTTGGCATGATTGCGGTATCGTCCAAAAAGCAGCGACGGCGGTAAAAGCAGCAGTGCCAGATTTGATTGTAATTGCTGATACTTGTTTGTGTGAGTACACCAGCCACGGTCATTGTGGTTATCTACAAGTTGGTGATTTAACAGGACGAGTTTTAAATGACCCAACTCTGGAATTGTTGAAGAAAACAGCAGTTTCTCAAGCCAAAGCCGGTGCCGATATCATCGCGCCTTCGGGGATGATGGATGGGTTTGTGCAAGCAATTCGTCAGGGTTTGGATGAAGCAGGATTTCAAGACACGCCGATTTTGTCTTATGCTGCTAAGTATGCTTCGGGTTATTATGGCCCATTTCGCGATGCCGCAGACTCAACACCGCAATTTGGCGACAGAAGAACTTACCAAATGGACCCTGGTAACGCCCGCGAAGCAATTAAAGAGATTGAATTGGATATCGCCGAAGGTGCTGATATGCTCATGGTTAAGCCAGCCTTGGCATACATGGATATTATCTGGCGGGTGAAAGAAGCGAGTAACTTACCAGTTGCGGCTTACAATGTTTCTGGTGAGTATGCGATGGTGAAAGCTGCGGCTCTCAACGGTTGGATTGATGAAGAGCGCGTGGTTATGGAAACTTTAACTGGGTTTAAACGGGCTGGTGCAGACTTGATTTTGACCTACCATGCCAAAGATGCGGCGCGATGGTTAAAGTAAGGTGTGCGATTGAATGATAATAATTGAGAAAATCTCACGCAGAGGCGCAAAGACGCAGAGTTGGGTTTTAGTGTTTAGGCGTGAGATTCTTTGTTTATGGCTTTTGCGATGCCTGCGGCGGGTTAAGACTATGCAAATTCACTTTTCAAGCAGTGTTATGGGGATGCGATCGCTACTTGATTATAGTTTTTTCATCGGACACCACTAGCTAAAATTTCTAAAATTCTATTGACATCTTTTAGTTAATTTGATAGCGTGCTTTGCTGCTGATATTTATCTTCTAAAAAACCTGACGTTAAATTGGTATTTTTCAATCAGGAAGCTTATAAATGTATTTTATACATTTACTCTAAGTTTTATTACATAAATAAATCAACAGATTTGCCAGAGTGAGAGGCGATCGCTCATAAAACATCTAAAATCTAAATTAAATAGCTTTGATATAGTTATGGCAATTACTCGCTCTATGTTTGGGGCAGTTCGTTTAAAAAACCCAATCTCTAACTAGTGCGATCGCTCACCGTATTTGCGACAGCAGCACGATAAAATTCTAAAACCATAATCGTACTAAAAGGTCTAAATGGCAGAAACACTATTCTTCAACGCCTTACGCGAAGCCATTGATGAAGAAATGGCCCGTGACTCCAGCGTATTCGTTCTCGGTGAAGACGTAGGACACTACGGCGGTTCCTACAAAGTTACCAAAGACCTGTACCAAAAATATGGCGAACTCCGCATTCTAGACACCCCCATCGCCGAAAATAGCTTCACTGGTATGGCAGTAGGGGCAGCCATGACTGGCTTACGTCCCATCATCGAAGGCATGAATATGGGCTTTTTATTGCTCGCCTTCAACCAAATATCCAACAACGCTGGGATGCTGCGCTATACTTCTGGCGGTAACTTTAAAATTCCGATGGTAATTCGCGGCCCTGGGGGTGTTGGAAGGCAGCTAGGTGCAGAACATTCGCAACGATTAGAAACTTACTTCCAAGCTGTGCCAGGCTTGAAGATTGTTGCCTGCTCCACACCAAGAAACGCCAAAGGACTACTAAAATCGGCAATCCGCGATGATAACCCGGTGTTGTTCTTTGAACACGTTTTGCTTTACAACTTGAAAGAAGATTTACCAGAAGAAGAATATTTACTACCCTTAGATAAAGCCGAAGTTGTGCGTCAAGGAAAGGATGTCACAATTATCACTTATTCTCGGATGCGGCATCATGTGCTGCAAGCAGTAAAAACACTTGAAAAACAAGGTTACGATCCAGAAGTTATTGATTTAATATCTCTCAAGCCATTAGATTTTGATACAATTGGTGCATCAGTACGTAAAACCCATAAAGTCATTGTTGTGGAAGAATCCATGCGAACTGCGGGTATTGGAGCAGAAGTCATCGCCTCAATCAACGATCGCTTATTTGATGAATTAGATGCGCCAGTACTGCGGCTTTCTTCTCAAGATATCCCCACGCCTTACAACGGCAATCTAGAACGACTAACAATCATCCAACCAGAGCAAATCGTAGAAGCTGTGGAAAAAATGGTGGCGTTGCGGGTTTAGGGAATAGGGAATAGGGAATAGGGAATAGGGAATAGGGAATAGGGAATAAATTCAACCCCGACTTCCTACTCCCAACTTCCCACTCCCTATTTCCCATTCATAACTCCTCAAAAGAGCGCTATTATAGCGTTTGTCAGTTGCGAGTTATGGTATGCAAAGACAGCGATCGCTATTAATTTTGATTTTAGTCCTGATAATCGCCGCTTTTACGGTGATTGCGACAATTCCGATACCCCTGGGACTGGACTTGCGGGGAGGCTCACAGCTAACAATTCAGGTGAAACCATCAGCAGAAATTCCCAAAATCACCGAACGAGAATTGGAAGGTGTGAAGAGAGTGGTTGAAGGTCGGATTAATGGTCTAGGTGTTTCTGAGCCAGTAATCCAAACAGTTGGCACAGATAAAATATTGGTACAATTGCCAGGGGTCAACGATCCAGAGCAAGCCGAACGAGTGCTAGGGGGTACAGCACAGTTAGAATTTCGTACCCAAAAGCCAAATACAGAAACTCAACTGCTTGCTTTCCAAGCATCTAGAGCCGAATTGAAAGCCAAGCAAGAAGAGTTGAGAAAGAGTACTGACAAAGCAGCAATAGCTAAGAATCAAGAAGATTTACAAAAAAATAATCAAGCGATCGCAGAAT contains:
- a CDS encoding WD40 repeat domain-containing protein — protein: MNTTTKSKEFEQHYSGTLSDYVTAIAWSPQGKTLAATSAAGEVVLWNDGELTTLQAGNGKSVDCLAFSPDGKFLAVGGQDGQVKIWQNTELIATLENAPAWVDKLAWNYTSNQLAFSLGRYVQVWDADTREIVVTLNFDNSSVLGIDWRIDGQYLAISGYKGVKIWHSQNWDEEPYNLDMTTVSVAMAWSPDGKFLASGNMDRSVTVLEWNNPDPWVMRGFPGKIRQLAWSEAMTKVGAPILASSSVEGIVVWEKLEDDTLGWEARVLTNHVGVINAIAFAPKSFLLASAAADGWLCLWNQAKEVSQIITGVSGGFSTLAWHPQGKLLAAGGEQGELVIWSKVLRGQGFGRS
- a CDS encoding GTP-binding protein codes for the protein MVADVIDNSVPVTVLTGYLGAGKTTLLNHILTYEHGKKVAVIVNEFGEVGIDNQLIIDADEEIFEMNNGCICCTVRGDLIRIIGNLMKRRDKFDHLVIETTGLADPAPVIQTFFVDEDLQSQLSLDAVVTVVDAKHIWQHWDADEAQEQIAFADVILLNKTDLVAPEELDELEKRIRAMNAIAKIYRTQNSELGMDALLGVKAFDLERALEIDPDFLGEDAHVHDETVYSVALVEAGAVDGEKLNTWLSELLRTQGPDIFRMKGILNIAGEDNRFVFQGVHMIFDGKPDRPWKPSETPKNELVFIGRNLDAAKLKQDFLACLA
- a CDS encoding alpha/beta hydrolase — translated: MSTNLLSTSIATGFGGVVQEYFWNWENQQLRVVYETLGKGSPLLLLPSFSSVSTRLEVGELAKLLAPNFQVVAIDWPGFGESSRPSLNYRPEIYQQFLEDFVKAVFNTPITVVAAGHAASYVLQLAVKSTAFSKIVLLAPTWRGPLPTMGASQQIAGIVRGLVRSPILGQALYKLNTTQSFLSLMYRRHVFTDAAKITPSFIEKKWHTTQQPGARFASAAFVTGNLDAVHEQSDFLELVQSLTVPLMVVIGESSPPKSREEMNALVVLPGVRSVVISGSLGLHEEYPAVVLEAVQDFLFSSEN
- a CDS encoding SufE family protein, giving the protein MSSTLDSLPPALAKIVQRFQRASEPKRRYEQLIWYAQKLNEFPEAEKLPENKVPGCVSQVYITATLNDGKVVFQGESDSQLTKGLVGLLVEGLQGLTPTEIVQLTPDFIQETGLNVSLTPSRANGFYNIFKTMQKKALECKLDLPS
- a CDS encoding RNA-binding protein, whose translation is MSVRLYIGNLPKEEIDRQDLQAVFAAEGEAVTTKLIKDRKTGKCRGFGFLTVNNDEQADEIIEKYNGQMFKDTAIKLEKALPRTKGEEGDEQAPKPVTLAGSSTPTPSVNREGREGSRREKSSKKPRRGGGGGGSRDNSTTTTTDSDAIRPDPRWASELEKLKQMLAAQTTN
- a CDS encoding M48 family metalloprotease, which translates into the protein MPSHAKPSLEAGLIALKQGNYQTAIAQLEPIASSQNNGTASLQAQVGLVMAYARTGEVPKAIAISQNLIESNNPQVQEWAKRALEHLTKRKKRDQESKNVETGFVAFDNSTPDPPPDSPPVTPPVNPTLEEKPKDQVIETKSDDTPSMVPLPRLKATVATPLPPPAAPLNGFMGSVTRTQAKLFGVIYWRQAQRAKAWQPLRKPKLIPLRLLTAGTFIALFWVMREILKFVMGFINLTLVKLPYLEPLQLLYSNPTKLLLIVLVILIGVSPWLLDLLLANLYGQREFPKDVLNAHSREAVRVLQRCCQQRHWPLPKLRILPMAAPIILTYGSLPRNARIVVSQGLLEQLADDEIAIIYATQLGHIAHWDFSVMSLLLLVTLPIYKLYQQISELGDKISGIWRWPVTIVASLVYGLWGLLTGTGLWLSRLRLYYSDRVASEITGNPNALIRALLKISIGIAADIQKEEQTSWQLESLNLLTPVSHQQSLSLGTIASNLSFESFLKWDTANPYRQWFTINNSHSLMGDRIERLCKIARHWHLDTELHFASEPSRVKRQSFLLQIAPWLGIPLGFLFAALVWLTWQLAFVLKFLNLKWIYEDWSFITGCLLIGFSIGTVMRINSFFPDIKSATVQTDDYLPNLLADPSALPIDSVSVRLVGKLLGRQGTSNSLAQDLILQSSTGLVKLHHISWLGQSVNHQDLIGRQIIVTGWFRRGATPWIDVHTLETQSGKTIHSPHPIWSTFLAVAAQALGAYVFLTG
- the prfC gene encoding peptide chain release factor 3 gives rise to the protein MSTELQSELIQAVELRRNFAIISHPDAGKTTLTEKLLLYGGAIHEAGAVKARRAQRKATSDWMAMEQQRGISITSTVLQFEYQKCQINLLDTPGHQDFSEDTYRTLAAADNAVMLIDAAKGLEPQTRKLFEVCKLRGIPIFTFINKLDRPGREPLELLDEIEQELGLQTYAVNWPIGMGDRFKGVFDRHKQQIHLFERSAHGSREARDTIVELGDPRIEEKLEQSLYYQLKNDLELLDGVGPELDLQLVHEGKMTPVFFGSAMTNFGVELFLKYFLEYALKPGSHYSSVGEVAPTYPEFSGFVFKLQANMDPKHRDRVAFIRVCTGKFEKDMMVNHARIGKLIRLSRPQKLFAQERESIDVAYPGDVIGLNNPGVFAIGDTIYTGQKLEYEGIPYFSPELFASLRNPNPSKSKQFQKGVAELREEGAVQIMYSTDEAKRDPILAAVGQLQFEVVQFRLQNEYGVETILDLLPYSVARWVEGGWEALEKVGRIFNTTTVKDSMGRPVLLFRNEWNCQQLLGDHPELKLSAIAPVFSSQQPVEE